A window of the Cannabis sativa cultivar Pink pepper isolate KNU-18-1 chromosome X, ASM2916894v1, whole genome shotgun sequence genome harbors these coding sequences:
- the LOC115701069 gene encoding uncharacterized protein LOC115701069, whose translation MDMNSSEICNIKSEKKNAMRNYYRQRKFKWIFEACAALLALMQSSTWLPVAVDFTGRFLREIISVFKSHLFIFFLLNAILLAVYVLSGRITWTVDAGSGANMYEEFVTNSELTRRIPGGEEEEEEEQEASPPAPERTIRVVEEEKYRSENVASTATSVCGVGNRNDSKPNGSVQGLAEEEKALVVVKKKSYKRTQSARVEGRKVIGHHQSQSQREFRRSCTDICRKITCSVEKEAAESSEVSRLSNEEFNQTIDAFIATQKWIQREEYMEERKTEHYMALAICQ comes from the coding sequence ATGGATATGAACTCTAGCGAAATTTGTAATATCAAGTCTGAGAAAAAGAATGCTATGAGAAACTACTATCGCCAGAGGAAATTCAAGTGGATTTTCGAGGCCTGCGCCGCCCTACTCGCCCTCATGCAATCATCAACTTGGCTTCCAGTCGCCGTTGATTTTACCGGCCGTTTTCTTCGGGAGATCATCTCCGTCTTCAAAAGCCATCTCTTCATCTTTTTCCTCCTCAACGCTATACTTCTCGCCGTTTACGTTCTCTCCGGCCGCATCACCTGGACTGTTGACGCCGGATCGGGTGCCAACATGTACGAAGAATTCGTCACCAACAGCGAGTTGACCCGGAGAATCCCTggtggagaagaagaagaagaagaagaacaagaagCTTCTCCTCCGGCGCCGGAACGTACTATCCGCGTCGTCGAAGAAGAAAAGTATCGCTCAGAAAATGTCGCTTCGACGGCCACTTCGGTTTGTGGTGTGGGTAACCGAAACGACTCAAAACCAAATGGCTCGGTTCAAGGTCTTGCGGAAGAAGAGAAGGCGTTAGTGGTTGTGAAGAAGAAGAGTTACAAAAGGACTCAGTCGGCTAGAGTCGAAGGGAGGAAGGTAATCGGTCATCATCAGTCTCAGTCTCAGAGAGAGTTCCGACGGTCTTGTACGGACATTTGCAGGAAAATAACGTGTTCCGTGGAGAAAGAAGCTGCTGAATCAAGCGAGGTGAGTCGGTTGAGCAATGAAGAGTTTAATCAGACCATTGATGCATTCATTGCTACTCAAAAGTGGATTCAAAGGGAGGAATACATGGAAGAGCGGAAAACAGAGCACTACATGGCTTTGGCCATTTGCCAGTGA